In Actinoplanes derwentensis, the following proteins share a genomic window:
- a CDS encoding Gfo/Idh/MocA family protein has product MTRQLRYGVIGCGRVFQTYHLLCLRNRPEFTVAAACDVDQARARSLFDGTGFDPYVTADLADFFRVGHLDAVSVCTPNDAHVEPVLAALDAGVAVLCEKPLAATPAGTGRLVDAAAGARLAAVNLPYRHHSLLPAFLGALLPGACDLTLTFTTAGQRLWRPATAWYADAARAGGGALLDLGPHAIDLLTTLFGPAQATGCRIERPGGVPGGVEESAEASLRVDRGPVRVLINRASRSLRLDLEARQGDRVVTLDLKRGEVHTGDGVVATARGTRPELAAIELFLDRVAGGDGAVAGFAEAAESQATIHELYALADRSPSLTR; this is encoded by the coding sequence ATGACCCGGCAGCTCCGCTACGGCGTCATCGGATGCGGGCGCGTCTTCCAGACGTACCACCTGCTGTGCCTGCGCAACCGGCCGGAGTTCACCGTCGCCGCGGCCTGCGACGTTGACCAGGCCCGGGCGCGGTCGCTCTTCGACGGCACCGGGTTCGACCCGTACGTCACCGCGGACTTGGCGGACTTCTTCCGGGTGGGGCACCTCGACGCGGTCTCCGTCTGCACCCCGAACGACGCGCACGTCGAGCCGGTACTGGCGGCCCTGGACGCCGGTGTCGCGGTGCTGTGCGAGAAGCCGCTCGCCGCCACCCCGGCCGGCACGGGCCGACTCGTCGACGCGGCGGCGGGGGCACGGCTCGCCGCGGTCAACCTGCCGTACCGCCACCACAGCCTGCTGCCGGCGTTCCTCGGTGCCCTGCTCCCGGGCGCCTGCGATCTCACCCTCACGTTCACGACCGCCGGGCAGCGGCTCTGGCGACCCGCCACGGCGTGGTACGCGGATGCGGCCCGCGCGGGTGGCGGCGCCCTGCTGGATCTGGGCCCGCACGCGATCGACCTCCTCACGACACTGTTCGGCCCGGCGCAGGCGACGGGATGCCGCATCGAGCGCCCCGGCGGAGTCCCGGGCGGTGTGGAAGAGTCGGCCGAGGCAAGTCTCAGGGTCGACCGTGGCCCCGTCCGAGTGCTGATCAACCGAGCAAGCCGTTCCCTGCGCCTGGATCTCGAAGCCCGCCAGGGCGACCGCGTGGTGACCCTCGATCTCAAACGCGGCGAGGTGCACACCGGTGACGGCGTCGTCGCGACCGCGAGGGGAACCCGGCCCGAACTGGCCGCGATCGAGCTGTTCCTGGACCGGGTCGCGGGCGGGGATGGTGCGGTCGCCGGCTTCGCGGAGGCGGCGGAGTCGCAGGCCACCATCCACGAGTTGTACGCGCTGGCGGATCGCTCGCCGTCCCTCACCAGGTGA
- a CDS encoding class I adenylate-forming enzyme family protein, with the protein MHPDLTSAGALAERFRKQATALGPDVFIGHDDESFSGSAVRDLLDEKTETYGKAGIGPGDFVGAYSWPPADFVTDFYAVLGLGGTVVPLPRTLSGWELERLDTVGHLTCLTSPSDSLLTLGDDSFTTSSRRLSRCARHRPTAPTGAATGQLTSGTTRSQKLALRPASALAAEASGYHRALALTPEELVLCPVPLHHAYGFGVGVVSAALYGVPVRYSAKLQPRQLLRSMEQGRPVLLASVSPMLRLLAESMGEQSSPPHAVRLLYGGMPLDRRTAEKVSSVLGAPIGQIYGTTESGPVCVTTPGDWNTTVRALGPPLPGVSLSLDDAGFIVVRSPMMMLGYARDGALDEDSVPHDGFVTGDLGRRTEDGLTIVGRAATSINVAGAKVSPEEVEAVLLEHPDVGSCLVHGVEDGRLGQRVAAVVTPETVDLRKLEQFCRERLSPPWLPQVFSAVATLETTSTGKVVRRLVEH; encoded by the coding sequence ATGCACCCTGACCTGACGAGCGCGGGCGCCCTGGCCGAGCGCTTCCGGAAACAGGCCACGGCGCTCGGCCCGGACGTCTTCATCGGGCATGACGACGAGTCGTTCAGCGGTTCGGCGGTCAGGGATCTGCTCGACGAGAAGACCGAGACGTACGGGAAGGCGGGGATCGGGCCCGGCGACTTCGTGGGTGCGTACTCGTGGCCACCGGCGGACTTCGTCACCGACTTCTACGCGGTCCTCGGGCTCGGGGGCACCGTGGTGCCCCTGCCGCGCACACTGAGCGGCTGGGAACTGGAGCGCCTCGACACCGTCGGCCACCTTACCTGCCTGACGTCGCCGTCGGACAGTTTACTCACCCTCGGTGACGATTCCTTCACGACCTCGTCCCGCAGGCTGAGCCGCTGTGCCCGGCACCGTCCGACGGCGCCCACCGGGGCGGCGACCGGGCAGCTGACCTCCGGCACGACGAGGTCGCAGAAACTGGCCCTGCGCCCGGCCTCGGCCCTCGCGGCGGAGGCATCGGGCTACCACCGCGCCCTCGCGTTGACCCCGGAAGAGCTCGTCCTCTGTCCCGTGCCGCTCCACCACGCCTACGGTTTCGGTGTGGGCGTGGTGTCCGCCGCCCTCTACGGCGTTCCGGTGCGTTACTCCGCCAAGCTGCAACCACGGCAGCTGCTGAGGTCGATGGAACAGGGCCGGCCGGTCCTCCTCGCCTCCGTGTCGCCGATGCTCCGCCTGCTCGCCGAAAGCATGGGCGAGCAGTCCTCTCCCCCGCACGCCGTGCGGCTGCTCTACGGGGGGATGCCCCTGGACCGGCGGACCGCCGAGAAGGTCAGCTCGGTGCTCGGCGCACCGATCGGGCAGATCTACGGTACGACCGAGAGCGGGCCGGTCTGTGTGACGACGCCCGGAGACTGGAATACGACCGTGCGTGCGCTCGGCCCCCCGTTGCCGGGCGTCTCCCTCAGCCTCGACGACGCCGGTTTCATCGTCGTCCGCTCGCCGATGATGATGCTGGGCTACGCCCGCGACGGCGCGCTGGACGAGGACTCCGTTCCGCACGACGGCTTCGTGACCGGTGATCTGGGCAGGCGGACTGAGGACGGCCTCACCATCGTCGGGCGGGCCGCCACCTCGATCAATGTCGCCGGGGCGAAGGTGAGCCCGGAGGAAGTCGAGGCGGTTCTCCTGGAGCACCCGGACGTCGGCTCGTGCCTGGTCCACGGGGTCGAGGACGGGCGACTCGGGCAGCGCGTGGCCGCCGTCGTCACCCCGGAGACGGTCGACCTCCGGAAGCTGGAGCAGTTCTGCCGGGAGCGCCTCTCCCCGCCCTGGCTGCCGCAGGTCTTCTCAGCGGTCGCCACGCTGGAGACGACGTCCACGGGGAAGGTGGTGCGCCGTCTCGTCGAACACTGA
- a CDS encoding aminotransferase class III-fold pyridoxal phosphate-dependent enzyme produces MADLTVVIPTAGRSTRLFLTLSALARQRSVPGTFEIVVVDDGPDPGLVAEVVSSVGVTVPLEVVVAGRGGVAGARNAGARAARGDVLLFLDDDTLTDGDVVERHLAAHRDAPNVVAHGTVLDLTAFIIATDPPMAAPHLRGLRDRRIGVEDLDDLPGAARRLRPRRSFIERTAAAVAATERYSVLRWMLCIGTNTSMRRGLFEEAGGFDIGHGKRWGGEDLEFGLRLAAAGADLRLVETNAYHLPMSRPDADEAVVTFWRDVAHRHRRPLLAAAGSYLAGRTTLDELAESLGEDSPARTTGRPDSFSDTSEGAGMDVEADDLGNEGMQAKIKEVIAGGISSTMRAFATPRPIVVRLAEGCRVWDVEDNELIDFNMGYGPHIFGYADADVLDGVADQFRRGHLTGMPHELDLEAGRLITTLVPSIEQVKFASSGTEAIAAALRLARAATGRTVVLTFEGHYHGWSETIHREGKLGLLRQGHRSTELRPGALGMIPEALHHTLQIPWNDPEALDEVFARAGDSIAAVIMEPVMANASVVVPVDGYLERVRQVTRAHGAWLIFDEVITGFRVDIGGAQRLFGVRPDLTILSKVLGGGLPVAAFGGSREAMALLARNEATHAGVYAGNHAAIRAVVETLRKISRNPGIYDDLETKGQRVETGLGKAFADSGRHVHLQRVGSLLSVALLTEPVGPGATMRELIAAIDFEGHRRVQMAAQRAGVYYHPNPLEPWFVSTAHSDEDIDAAMTVIRAAITELADAP; encoded by the coding sequence ATGGCCGACCTGACCGTGGTGATCCCGACGGCGGGACGCTCTACACGCCTGTTCCTGACACTCTCCGCCCTGGCCCGGCAGAGGTCCGTACCCGGCACCTTCGAGATCGTCGTCGTCGACGACGGTCCGGACCCCGGGCTCGTCGCCGAGGTGGTCTCGTCGGTCGGCGTCACCGTCCCTCTGGAGGTCGTCGTCGCGGGCCGCGGCGGCGTCGCCGGTGCCCGCAACGCCGGTGCCCGGGCGGCACGGGGTGACGTACTGCTCTTCCTCGACGACGACACCCTCACCGACGGCGACGTGGTCGAGCGCCACCTGGCCGCCCACCGCGACGCGCCGAACGTCGTGGCACACGGCACCGTTCTGGACCTCACGGCCTTCATCATCGCGACGGATCCACCCATGGCGGCCCCTCACCTACGCGGCCTCCGCGACCGCCGGATCGGTGTGGAGGACCTCGACGACCTTCCCGGCGCGGCTCGGCGCCTGCGCCCGCGACGCTCCTTCATCGAGCGGACCGCCGCCGCGGTCGCCGCCACCGAGCGCTATTCCGTACTGCGCTGGATGTTGTGCATCGGCACCAACACCAGCATGCGGCGTGGCCTGTTCGAGGAGGCGGGCGGCTTCGACATCGGCCACGGCAAGCGCTGGGGTGGCGAGGACCTGGAGTTCGGGCTCCGGCTGGCGGCGGCCGGCGCCGACCTGCGGCTCGTCGAGACGAACGCCTATCACCTGCCGATGTCCCGGCCGGACGCGGACGAGGCCGTCGTGACCTTCTGGCGGGACGTCGCCCACCGGCACCGCCGGCCCCTGCTCGCCGCCGCCGGTTCCTACCTGGCGGGACGCACGACCCTCGACGAGCTGGCGGAGAGCCTGGGTGAGGATTCCCCGGCGCGTACCACCGGCAGACCCGACAGTTTCTCTGACACCTCAGAAGGAGCGGGAATGGACGTGGAGGCCGACGACCTCGGCAATGAGGGTATGCAGGCGAAGATCAAGGAGGTCATTGCCGGGGGCATCAGCAGTACGATGCGGGCGTTCGCCACGCCCCGGCCGATCGTGGTACGCCTCGCCGAAGGGTGCCGGGTGTGGGATGTCGAGGACAACGAGCTCATCGACTTCAACATGGGATACGGCCCGCACATCTTCGGGTACGCCGACGCCGACGTCCTGGACGGTGTCGCCGACCAGTTCCGGCGCGGGCACCTGACCGGCATGCCGCACGAGCTCGACCTCGAGGCGGGCCGCCTGATCACGACGCTGGTCCCCTCCATCGAGCAGGTCAAGTTCGCCAGTTCCGGCACGGAGGCGATCGCCGCCGCCCTGCGCCTGGCCCGGGCGGCGACCGGCCGGACCGTGGTGTTGACCTTCGAAGGTCACTACCACGGCTGGAGCGAGACGATCCACCGGGAGGGCAAGCTCGGGTTGCTGAGGCAGGGACACCGCTCCACCGAGCTGCGTCCCGGCGCCCTGGGCATGATTCCGGAGGCGCTCCACCACACGTTGCAGATCCCGTGGAACGACCCGGAGGCGCTCGACGAGGTGTTCGCACGCGCTGGCGACAGCATCGCCGCGGTCATCATGGAGCCGGTGATGGCCAACGCGTCCGTCGTCGTCCCGGTGGACGGCTATCTCGAACGCGTCCGGCAAGTCACCCGGGCGCACGGCGCCTGGCTGATCTTCGACGAGGTCATCACCGGGTTCCGGGTCGACATCGGGGGAGCGCAGCGGCTCTTCGGGGTACGGCCCGACCTGACGATCCTGTCGAAGGTCCTCGGCGGCGGCTTGCCCGTCGCGGCGTTCGGCGGATCACGTGAGGCGATGGCACTGCTCGCCCGCAACGAGGCCACCCACGCCGGCGTCTACGCGGGCAACCACGCCGCCATCCGGGCAGTGGTGGAGACACTGAGGAAGATCAGCCGCAATCCCGGGATCTACGACGACCTGGAGACCAAGGGGCAACGCGTCGAGACCGGCCTCGGCAAGGCCTTCGCCGACTCGGGGCGGCATGTGCACCTCCAACGGGTGGGAAGCCTGCTGTCGGTGGCGCTGCTCACCGAGCCGGTCGGTCCCGGCGCCACGATGCGCGAGCTGATCGCCGCCATCGACTTCGAGGGGCACCGGCGCGTCCAGATGGCCGCGCAGCGGGCCGGCGTCTACTACCACCCGAATCCGCTCGAGCCCTGGTTCGTGAGTACCGCGCACTCCGACGAGGACATCGATGCGGCCATGACGGTCATCCGAGCGGCGATCACGGAGCTCGCGGATGCACCCTGA
- a CDS encoding B12-binding domain-containing radical SAM protein, whose translation MRLFYEKIRENLGLACITSYLRNSGYSTRAINLHGRTPTDEVIIELIIRERPRFVGISIMYDLHIIDAVRLVNCVKAADPEVFVAIGGAFCTYNAKLIAESVPGVDCVVFGEGEITVVGLLDRLTSGRDWRDVPGIYFRDADRVRGTGMPVLPDLTRLVWPARDVLRANKAAGIPTPVASTFTSRGCHAKCTFCYAPRQPGVVDGFWRLRPAGDVVDEIEYLQRDFGTRFIWLNDDNFGGAFNDGFKHAVEFAEEVIRRKLRFSFHCEFRVDSGLIDHEALDLLHRAGLGSALLGIESGSPGMLRRIKKGTTVAYNFDAARIFRGKGLDLDPGWIMVDPQTSVDELWENLQFIVASDIHHIDNPFLLVNRAIALRGTEMFDSITEPLAPADAVGQEGPAFTVLRQARRDYRVPDARVEALWDVWSRLGGAIADRKENQVPFLANRLAGAVRQARRADPRGRSEALTLLTGLRQWRNGLPGLFATFLNFGLLLADADPDGLATRLDAELSRLVDDYDREHLGLPFEELLRHVEFEFGPLLPAVEVQAA comes from the coding sequence ATGCGACTATTCTACGAGAAGATTCGTGAGAATCTCGGACTGGCTTGCATAACGTCCTACCTGCGAAATTCGGGATACTCCACTCGCGCGATCAATCTGCACGGCCGCACACCCACCGACGAGGTGATCATCGAACTCATCATTCGGGAGCGGCCGCGATTCGTCGGCATCAGCATCATGTACGACCTGCACATCATCGACGCCGTCCGGCTCGTCAACTGCGTGAAAGCGGCAGACCCGGAGGTCTTCGTCGCCATCGGCGGCGCCTTCTGCACCTATAACGCCAAGCTGATAGCCGAGTCCGTTCCCGGCGTCGACTGCGTCGTCTTCGGTGAGGGTGAGATCACGGTCGTCGGGCTGCTCGACCGCCTGACCTCCGGCCGGGACTGGCGCGACGTGCCGGGCATCTACTTCCGGGACGCCGATCGGGTGCGCGGCACGGGGATGCCGGTGCTCCCGGACCTGACCCGCCTCGTATGGCCGGCGCGGGACGTCCTGCGCGCCAACAAGGCCGCAGGCATCCCCACCCCGGTGGCGTCCACCTTCACCAGCCGCGGCTGCCATGCCAAGTGCACCTTCTGCTACGCGCCCCGCCAGCCCGGCGTCGTCGACGGCTTCTGGCGGCTGCGGCCCGCCGGTGACGTAGTCGACGAGATCGAGTACCTGCAGCGCGACTTCGGCACCCGCTTCATCTGGTTGAACGACGACAACTTCGGCGGCGCCTTCAACGACGGGTTCAAACACGCCGTCGAGTTCGCCGAGGAGGTCATCCGCCGAAAGCTGCGGTTCTCGTTCCACTGCGAATTCCGGGTGGACTCCGGGCTCATCGACCACGAAGCCCTGGACCTGCTGCACCGCGCCGGGCTCGGCTCGGCCCTGCTGGGCATCGAGAGCGGATCGCCCGGGATGTTACGGCGGATCAAGAAGGGCACGACGGTGGCGTACAACTTCGACGCCGCGCGGATCTTCCGGGGCAAGGGGCTCGACCTCGACCCTGGCTGGATCATGGTGGACCCGCAGACGTCCGTCGACGAACTCTGGGAAAACCTCCAATTCATCGTCGCCTCCGACATCCACCACATCGACAACCCTTTCCTTCTGGTCAACCGCGCCATCGCGCTCCGTGGCACCGAGATGTTCGACTCGATCACCGAGCCGCTCGCGCCGGCCGACGCGGTCGGACAGGAAGGGCCGGCGTTCACAGTGTTGCGCCAGGCCCGCCGCGACTACCGCGTGCCCGACGCCAGGGTCGAGGCGCTCTGGGACGTGTGGAGCAGGCTCGGCGGTGCGATCGCCGACCGCAAGGAGAATCAGGTGCCCTTCCTGGCGAACCGGCTCGCCGGTGCCGTGCGGCAGGCCCGCCGCGCCGACCCGCGTGGACGGTCGGAGGCCCTGACCCTGCTGACCGGCCTGCGGCAGTGGCGCAACGGGCTGCCCGGTCTCTTCGCCACCTTCCTCAACTTCGGCCTGCTGCTCGCCGATGCCGACCCGGACGGCCTCGCCACGCGGCTGGACGCCGAACTCAGCCGCCTCGTCGACGACTACGACCGCGAGCACCTGGGGCTGCCGTTCGAAGAACTGCTGCGGCACGTGGAATTCGAGTTCGGCCCGCTCCTGCCGGCCGTGGAGGTGCAGGCCGCATGA